The following proteins are co-located in the Canis lupus dingo isolate Sandy chromosome 31, ASM325472v2, whole genome shotgun sequence genome:
- the RIPPLY3 gene encoding protein ripply3 has translation MRPEAAAGAREARGRACHCPADGPRSPESPTPWRPWILTPQEAELTRSGSPLDPGGDRESPGSKGAFGFQHPVRLYLPISKRQEYLQSSGEKVLASFPVQATIHFYNDESDPDDEEQEEETQSLKLQCQEAEGRVENGPGGKGRGQLTNPGWRSEGRSGLDGKGPLPHGDSLGGH, from the exons ATGAGACCCGAGGCGGCGGCCGGAGCCCGGGAGGCGCGGGGGCGCGCCTGTCACTGCCCCGCGGACGGTCCCCGGAGCCCCGAGAG CCCCACACCGTGGAGACCTTGGATCCTGACACCCCAAGAAGCTGAGCTGACCAGATCTGGAAGCCCG CTCGACCCTGGAGGTGACCGAGAAAGTCCTGGATCGAAGGGGGCCTTTGGGTTTCAGCATCCTGTAAG aCTTTATTTACCCATTTCAAAGCGCCAAGAATATCTGCAGAGTTCTGGGGAAAAAGTGCTGGCCAGTTTCCCAGTGCAAGCCACAATTCACTTCTACAACGATGAATCGGATCCAGACgatgaagaacaagaagaagagaCCCAGTCTTTGAAACTTCAGTGCCAGGAGGCAGAAGGTCGGGTGGAGAATGgcccaggagggaagggcagaggccagCTGACAAACCCGGGCTGGAGATCTGAAGGACGCAGTGGCCTTGATGGTAAGGGTCCACTCCCTCATGGTGACTCTCTGGGGGGGCACTGA